A genomic stretch from Candidatus Bathyanammoxibius amoris includes:
- a CDS encoding iron-containing redox enzyme family protein has product MARTPEQFFKELNAECQNHVAVKGHPFLKKFAAGDVTPQGIKTFAEQYYLFSRWFTRYLAAVVSNIPYEEARRPLVQNLWDEVGLDWSEGSHPNLFRRFAAAAGVDMESLEETDALPCTRAFIDEYLFTCRLGHYLESMGTLGPGTEAVVPYFYKPIFTGLKKSGKFGKDDLFFFEAHIELDVEHGKNMERAIKPYANTEEGQQLISRGAKKILDIRTILWDGLEKVCCTQALTGQT; this is encoded by the coding sequence ATGGCCAGAACACCTGAGCAATTCTTCAAGGAACTGAATGCTGAATGCCAGAACCATGTGGCGGTAAAAGGACATCCGTTCCTGAAGAAGTTTGCCGCAGGCGACGTCACCCCACAGGGTATAAAGACGTTTGCCGAGCAGTATTACCTTTTCTCCAGGTGGTTCACAAGATACCTGGCCGCCGTTGTCTCTAACATCCCTTATGAGGAGGCCAGAAGGCCGTTAGTCCAAAACCTCTGGGATGAGGTCGGACTCGACTGGAGCGAAGGCAGCCACCCTAACCTCTTCAGGAGGTTTGCAGCGGCTGCGGGTGTTGACATGGAGAGCCTGGAAGAAACCGATGCGTTGCCCTGCACAAGGGCGTTTATTGACGAGTATCTCTTCACCTGCAGGCTCGGTCACTACCTTGAATCCATGGGAACTCTGGGACCGGGGACGGAGGCCGTAGTGCCATACTTCTACAAGCCGATATTTACGGGTCTGAAGAAGAGCGGAAAATTCGGCAAGGACGACCTCTTTTTCTTCGAGGCCCATATCGAGCTGGACGTGGAGCACGGAAAAAACATGGAAAGGGCTATAAAACCCTATGCCAACACCGAAGAGGGCCAGCAGCTCATCTCCCGCGGAGCAAAGAAAATACTGGACATCAGGACCATATTATGGGATGGGCTCGAGAAGGTATGCTGTACACAAGCACTTACAGGTCAAACATGA